From the Candidozyma auris chromosome 2, complete sequence genome, the window GCCCTGACCCTCGCCAATGGCTGCTTTGATAGACGCTTGCGACGAGTACACCACCCCAAGAGCAGTGTACGAGGGAGCTGGGGTCGTCACTAGCGTTGTATAGAGCCCATCGGGCCTATCAGTGGTCAATGTCGACACAAACACCGAAGAAATCGAAATCTTGTCTTCGGATGGTTCACCAGCCAAAGTCAACTTCCCAGTTGGAAGCACAACGGTGTAACCCACAGAGACCAACGCCTGGGCCTCTTCCTGAGTGACAGCACCtctgaagaaaacatcacGGTTGCCGTTCTTGGTGAAACTGGCCACCTTATCTTGTGGTACCTCCTCAGTGACCACCAACGAAGCCAGAGAATCCAAGAGCTCCTTTGGAGCAGTAGAATTGGTGAACACGGCCATTCTCGCAGCAGGAACTCCAGCGCCAGCAAATGTCCAGAACTGAGCTGCATCAACAAATACTTGCGACACGCCAACATTAAGAAAGGCAATTACCTGGTCGacagagatcttggaagACGTCGTATCGACAGATACATGCACTGAGGAAGGAAACTTCGAAAGAAGGTGTTTTTCCGGCTCAACGCTCAGAACAGGCACGAGCACTTTGCCCGTGACGGCAAACGTGGCAGCGTCCTGTGGAGAATCCACTAGCGGGAGCACGGGGAATGTCATGGTGGTATTGCTTGATAAGTTGGTACAGGCcgttgaagtttttcaCCGCCAGGGCCCGTTAGATAAGCGATATTATGCGCGACTTCTGAGTCATACTGGGGAAGTAAGATGAGAAGAGGGAGGTAACAGAAACTTGTCAAAGATTGTCAAAGtaacgaaaaagaaaaaaaaaaaagaagaattcaTTTGCATTGGTCGATTGCATGAAAAATGTGGTGAATGAAGTTATCATCCACGTTGTTAGAGGTTGTACTTGAAATTTAGTGTTGCGTTGCATGTCGGtaatttttgcaaccattatAGCGTCGTTGATAAAGGTAACGGGCGTGGAACAGAGGACTCTGGGGTGAATGGGTCCTATAGAATGTATTGCAGGCAGGTAATTTAGTTTGCTGATGCGTTATTATTACAAGGACTTACTTTCACTTGACACTATGGACACATGTGCTATCGATGCTCTAGAACATGCGTATAACTAATCTATACTCTCATCACTTTACTACTCCATTTTCCACGACTTTTTTCAAACATACGTTATCATGCATTATATGGTTTTTCTTTGCCACTAGAAATTAAACTCTCCTCTGAACTGATCCAAGTTCATGCCTGGCTTCACAAGCTCAACCAAATCCCTTCTGTCCATCGCGATGAACGCTCTCTTCAAAGTCTCCATCAACGATGACGACTGGTTGTGGCTGAGAGTAGATTCCTGGCCCTCAACTTGATGCATGGCCAATCCACTGAGCAAGTGCTCGGCAGCTTCCTTATAACAGCTGATGTTGATGCAAGAAACACCCAAGTTGTACCTGGCACGCACAAACGTTGGCCTGAGTTCCAATGCCTTGAAGTATGCGTTGACAGCTTCCTCGGAGCGGTTAGAGTTAGCCAAAGAGGCACCAAGTCTGTTCCACAACACTGGGTCATCTGGCCTGATCGAAAGAGCCGCCTTGAAGCAGTCAATGGTCTTATCGAAATCTTCATTGGCGTAAAAGAGCACACCAAGTCCCATCTGCACATCTGGGTTCATGTTGGCCTGATCGGGAGATAATTGGGCTGCCTTGATGAACAACTCGGTGACTCTCTTGTGCAAGGAGAATCTGTCTTCGTCTGAGATGGTAGGGTTTTCCTGACGAGCTTTCTCGGCGATATCAGGGTACATGGTAGCTATCCAGCGCTCCAAAGTGGCAAATGCCGCATTGTCGTACCCTTCGTTGATGTAAGAGATAGCCAAGGTCATCAAGGCCTCAGAATTCTCAGGGTTCAACTCGAGACACTTTTCGAGGGCGGTGATACCAGCCACTTCCTTTTCATTCTGCGTTTGCACCTCACCAAGCTTGAGCCATGCTTGGACGTGGTTTTCGTCACGAGCAATGGCAGCCTCGAAAGCCAAGGCGGCTTCCGACAATTTGGCGCCGTTCTCCATCAACTGAAGACCTATCTGGTAAGGGTCCTCTGTGCTTGGCAAGTCCATGAACTGgttgctttctttggaCTCGAACTTGTAGTCACCGAAATGTGCTCTGGTGGAGGCATACTTCGCAAAGTCTCTTTCCCACTGCAGCATACTAGCAGGATACGTTTCTCCCTGAgagttcttgaactcttcgTATTGCTGAGAAATGAAGTCGTTTTCAATGGCATCAGAGTTCAACGAGTCCcatacttcttgaaatgTGGCCTGATACTTGTCGTCAATGGCAATGTCGTCTTCCACCTCCTGTTTGTCTGCTGTGGCAGTTTCTTCTGCAGCCAGAGCGTCAGCACTGAGTTCttcgatctccttgaactGGTTATCCCAATCCACAGCTGGCTCCGCCTGCTCTGTCTGGTTcccctgctgctgctgctgtgggGCATTTGCTGCCATGGTCGAGCCCATCCCCATGCCCATCATAGGCCTGTAGCCCATCATGGGCACTCTGCTCTGCTGCAGCATGTGTGActgttggtgttggtgctgAGGGCCAGCCTGAGAAAATTCCAGAGCCCACTGGGTGTTGGCCAATGTCCGTGGGACAGCCCCCTGGGATTTTGAATGGCTGTGCACAGGCTGAGAGGTCTGAGCATTGAACTCGTTGAGCCATTGCTGTTGGTTACCAGCCACAGGCAGCTGAGTTTGCTGGATTCTGTTAAGCTCGTGACGCATGGGTTGAAACTGGAACGGGGAAGGCGAAGGTGAGCCTCCACCCATGAACTGCTCCATGTCACGCTGGTTCATCATCTTGTCGTTCTTGAAGCCCTGGTTTACCACCTGTCCGGGCTGGTTTGTCTGCCGCTGAAGGGAGCGGTCTTGCTGAGTGTGTTTGTTGAGTTGTGCCACGGCGTTGCCGTTCACGGAACAGTCAGCACCGCCAAAGAAGGACATGTTAGAATTGTaatttttggaagaatcGAAAGTTTAGATTAAACTTTGCAGGCCAGCTTGTAGTCTGGATATTTTATTGCGTGAGTTTGGCAAATTTGGGTAGTACTAGTCGAAAATGCACCGGGTTTGATCTAGGGAATTTGTTAGGTGCCCGAAAATTACTAATAAATATTGATCGGAATTAGCCGCAGTGTTTGGACGACAGCGATAAATTAGGCAGTTTGAGGATATTTTCCGGGAAGCAAAGATAAGTAATAAGTTCGCAAAATATTTAAAAATTctgttgcttctgctgaACTTGCCTCCTTATATACTCAGTTCCTCGGACACTCTTCTATCTCCACACATCCCGAGGCAAAAAAAACGTCACAGCTCCTCTCCAGATTTTGAGTCGCGCACGTCGAGTCTGGGGCGCTTCCTCGCACTACTTGATTGAGGTGCTTGTGAAAATGGTCTAAgagggagaagaagaaacgaGAAAAGGCCTATTTTGAACAAGCACTAGGAAATATTGGTGAATCGCTTGGATTGATGGGATACTTATACCACTCCAAAAATAATGGTcgtgtttctttttttttgctttgcCTTTTTCGATTTCTCGTGATCATATCTTATAATATGTACGTTAATTGGTAATCAGTACGttgaaatggctgcgaaagtgtgttgcaaatgaagatggagaTGAACGTCTCATCAGTGCGCTGAAATAGTTAAAAAGCAGTATAACTTCTGATCAAGTCAAGTCCTTCATTATTGTCTTTCTTGCCATGTGTATTACTTTATAGTTACCATGCTATTATTGTTAATGTCACTAGCGTTGATGCTTAAAAAACATACTATACCACCACTACTATTGATGCGGAAGTACTCTACTGGTACTACAACACTCCTCATACAAGACAATCTATTCATTCAACCATCACACATATCCTCAATCTACTGTCAAACTATCGATCTTTGAGCTGTTCTTTGCTTGTTCCTGACAGGCCAACAACGAAAAGAGTTAGTTGTTCGGCCTCACCACTCCACTTCCTTGTTTCCACTGCCACACTCAATTCTGTTGCAAAGATCatccaactccttcacaCTGTCGTTCGTGGCACACGCCAACTTCGCCGGGTTAACAAGGCCTcctctctcttcctcaagaGCGAAATGTTCTTTCACCATATCTCTCACAAGCCCTTGGTAGTGCAACACCcctctttctttcactGGGTGCAAGTACCCGGACGAGTAGATTCCCTGgttcaagttcttctgcGTCAATTGGCACAAGTTGAAATCTTccaactccaccaactGCAAGAAATCAACGAATTCCgtcttctcctcctctgaGATACCCTTTTTCGTGTAAATGTCGTATTGCAAAATCGTCTTGGTAGCTGTTATGGGAAGCACTCTGATGGAGTACCACGCAGGAGAGTAGCAGTTCACACCGTTCGTAGGGTACAAGTATACCCACAAACCATTGAATTCACCGCCCACGTTTTTCTTGGTCTCCTTCTTAGGTTCagcctttttcttcccaAACCCAAACCAAGAACCCTCCTGAGTCTTCTCTTTAGGTTCCACATTTTCGTTTCTCACGATCTCTGCGTAGTGGCGGCAGTATCTGTTCTTTGGGACAACCTTGTATGTTTCCATTCTGAATGCAGCATTCAAGCCAGGGTGTGCAGTAGGACAGTGGTAGCATTCTTGGTAACCGTCCATTAATGTCTTCCAGTTGAACAGGCCATCCAACTCATACGACATGTGGTACTCATAATCAGAGAAATCAAACTCGTCCAACTCCTTCGTGAGACCACTGTAAAAGTCTTCAAACTCTATGAACTGTTCGGGGTCGTTGCAGAAGTTGACAAAAACCAACCCTTGAGGAGTGACATGGGTTTTGATTGGAAACAAAGagttctctttcttgtcaaaaCCCTCCACGTTTTCAAACTTAGGTGCCTTAGTCAACATTCCATCGGAATTGTAACTCCATCCGTGGTATTTACAGCCAACAACAGTAGAGCTACCTTTTTCCTTCTGAACAACGGGATAGGCACGATGACGACAGACGTTATGGAAAGCTCTCAACTTCCCATCAGTTTTAGACTTGAtaatgaagaaattgatcccagtgaagttgaaggtgtAATAGTCACCAGCTTTCTTGAATCTTGACTCGTGAATACAAAACAACCAAGACTTATTGAAGATAGCCCTCTTTTCCAATTCGAACACCTTCTCTGAAGTCCACCATGATGCTGGAAGAGTGTGCTCGCCAGGCAAAAGGGTCTCTTTTGAGTCGTCGATAGGGGGAGGAGCAGGTTTGGAAATCTGTGCTGTTGCCATCGTGCTAATTGCGATTCTTCCTTGATTCAAATGACCGAAATCCAACGGAAGAGGACCCTTAAATAAAAGACATGTTGTTTTTAATAACCCTTATCGATGTCGCATACTTTTGCCAGTTTTAGCAGCCAGTTCCATTGTAGATAGTGCGAGGTACAGGTGCAGCCTTGTCAAAAATTCCGTTAGATCAGTCGCTAACGCTCCGCACCAGCTTATCAGTGCATACAACAGTCTGCTTATATGGGAGACGATTATAGGCTGCTTACTGGAAATGGTCAAGTAATCCATGGAGTCTCACAACCTCTTGAGCAACATCTGGATCAATTGATGCAGCGAGAAGAGTGTTGAGTACAAATTCACTCTCTGGCTGAACTCTGTATAAAGATTCCACTTTGTGAATGGCACCTTTGATCTCGTCCTTCTCTGGCGAGTCATCTAATTCTCCATTCTCCAAGGATTTTTTCATCGTCACAGCTCTTCCCAATAAGCTATTGACAACTGTAAGAGAGCGAGTTCCAACACAAGATAAGATCTTATGCTCCTGCGTGTGTCTGGGAAATTTGACAGACTCCGTGATAAGCGATAAAGTGTTTTTGGTAAAATTAAACAAGAGCATCTGAATGTTACCAGCGAGCCACCACAAGGGAAGGTTGTGAAGGTGTGCATTGACGTCCTCCGACGGAATTAAGTCGATTATGAGCTTCACGCCAAAAAGAGCCTGCAACGTTGTAGTAGACCTTTGTAATGCAAAACGAGTGAACTCAATACCGCTCACGGTAAATGGAACCGTACTCATCATGAGCTTGAAAGCTCTTGTAAGCAAGCGACCGGATTTTAGGGCATGTTGGTCTCCTTTGAGATAAGCCAATGCCAATTTTTTGGTCTCATGATGATCCTCAGGGGTGACGGTGACAGATCTGGCGCTAGGGTGCTCAGCGGAGGAAGTCACATTCAAAGAGCCCGTGAGAACAGCTTGAAGGAATGCACGGCTCTTAGGTTCTCTTACAAGTAGCTTGGCGAAGGTATCAACGCCGTATGGCAAATACGTGTGAATGTCGACTTGTGCCCCAGGGATATCGAATCTTCTGTTCGGATCGTCTTCGTGTTCATCAAGCTTAGGCGCAAATGCACTCACAAGCAAGTAGGTCAAAAATGCCTCCTCCAAGCTTTCAAGTTCCATATGGAAGGCAATCTGATCAAGCATAACGAGACAATCCTTCAATAAGCAAAACCTCTTACGTTGGAAAACAAAAGCAGCAGGATTAACAGCAACAGCCTTTATCgtcttgaagatcaaaTCACGGAAGAGGCGATTGGAAGCCATAAGTGCCCTGCTGTCTCCTGTGAATGATAAGTTTCTCAAGGTCATGGTTACCGTTATCATCAAATCAACGAAGAATATTCTCGTATCGGTAGCACTTTTCGTCTGAATTTTGCTGAAATAGTGCTTATTTTCTTCCCTAAATTTTAGTAATCCGGTGAGGAAGTCAGGCATCTCTAAAGTGCTATAGCTAGGAGATTCAGATGATGACTCGGGCAGCTCAGTTTCACGAAACTCTGGAGAGAAGATGTCATCAACTTCGATATCGGAATCGTCGTCCTCTACCAATTCTGCTGTCAACGAATCGACGTTATACACAATGTCTTCGCCATTCatctcatcttccttcacATACTTTTCGAAGACCGCTTCAATCGGACCAGATGGACGCAATTTCACATCCTGATAAAGATCTTCAGATGTTTGTGCCTTTTGCACATGAGACAAAATTTTGAGCCCGGCATTAATCAAAGCGTCTAGCAATTCTGGAGCGTCCGAAACTTTGAATTGGCAATTGGCATCCGTGGTTGTCACAAGCAAAGTATTGAGAGCGGAATATATTTCACCAGGATTCGAAATCAGGTAATTCTTTAGCGACATGGTTAGTGCATGAATGTTCAAAGAGCCTAATTCAGGTGCAAAAAGATAGACTGGCTTTGTTAATTCGATTTCTGCGGAAATGTCCGAGATATTCTTGAGTTTGATACTACCGTGGGTATCGGTGCTCTCCTTAATAGGAACGTATTTTCGAATAGTATTGGGATCTCCTTCCACTAATTCTTCACCTGTAGCGACGACCAGTCTTCTTGGTGTAGTGGATGCCTCATGTCTCAGCTGTACAGAAGCCAGACGCTGCGTCACACTTCCAGAGCGATAAGCTCCCTGCTGTTGAAGATAAGGCGATTGAAGTGCTGCGGGGGAACCATGATTCGATCGACTCGCTTGAGATGATTTTCTCTGAAGGCTACCAGGAACAGAACTAGGTTGGCTAGCATCGAGTGGTTCGGGCTGTGAGATTTTGTTGCCTTGTGCAATACTTGGAGTAGGCATAGCGCCGGTGTGAGGGGATTGGGCAGATTGAAACTGATTCACAAGTGGAGAATTTCTattttgttgttggaaattttgctgctgtttctgcacaagatcttcttgttgctgtggCTGACTTTGCTGCCGATTCTGATTCATAAGATTCTGTCCTGAAGCTTGGCTatgctgctgctgtctCTGTagctgttgctgttgttgctggaaACGGAGATACAATTGTCTTTGGAACTGAATACGGCGAGCATGAAGATCTTTACGGCCCTCCTCAGTAGCATCATACTGTTCGTAGGGAAGAATATACTGCAAGTACACCGTACCAACCAGTTTTTCAATCTGTTGCTTGGCGATGATGTTGCTTTGAATATCTATGCCATCTAGAAGGCCCAATTTCCTGCAAACGTTCGTCCAGTCTGTGACTTGTGCCGAAGGCTGATTCAAGGTCTGAAGATGCCTGAGAACGGCATGAAAACCACCAATCTTTCTCGTCAAAAGATGGAGgatcaacaagttgatttTCTTATTGTTCACCACTGGTGCCTGAGTGATG encodes:
- the PEX5 gene encoding Pex5p, which encodes MSFFGGADCSVNGNAVAQLNKHTQQDRSLQRQTNQPGQVVNQGFKNDKMMNQRDMEQFMGGGSPSPSPFQFQPMRHELNRIQQTQSPVAGNQQQWLNEFNAQTSQPVHSHSKSQGAVPRTLANTQWASEFSQAGPQHQHQQSHMSQQSRVPMMGYRPMMGMGMGSTMAANAPQQQQQGNQTEQAEPAVDWDNQFKEIEELSADASAAEETATADKQEVEDDIAIDDKYQATFQEVWDSLNSDAIENDFISQQYEEFKNSQGETYPASMSQWERDFAKYASTRAHFGDYKFESKESNQFMDLPSTEDPYQIGLQLMENGAKLSEAALAFEAAIARDENHVQAWLKLGEVQTQNEKEVAGITALEKCLELNPENSEALMTLAISYINEGYDNAAFATLERWIATMYPDIAEKARQENPTISDEDRFSLHKRVTELFIKAAQLSPDQANMNPDVQMGLGVLFYANEDFDKTIDCFKAALSIRPDDPVLWNRLGASLANSNRSEEAVNAYFKALELRPTFVRARYNLGVSCINISCYKEAAEHLLSGLAMHQVEGQESTLSHNQSSSLMETLKRAFIAMDRRDLVELVKPGMNLDQFRGEFNF
- the SWI1 gene encoding Swi1p, giving the protein MSNFWFKDDAFSAPGQSNDSDMVGPIFDEPLPGSVAMAQQNQQKQPGNQHSGPDADMFAPGDMGLGEFGLQKQGNPSDNKSPQMFMRNDGGMVGQHQSLDAGQGNSGSQQLDRQKQEQLLKMRQQIMHQQMVHNQQKAQHRQQPELAGARSSPHMNINNGENPMLGAGMAGPGGMGGGGSVPQSLSQNLNQNFMNSGGMGNLNMHGGGPGGGPGGMGGPQGPGNLQFMGNQMNRVDSPHGSIQQGGNAASAKQGMGNLEGMMPQGGPQGMNLGRNQSANQNLSQNVNQMRGADSFEGSPQMGQFGGNNPAMAGQQGPGPNKNFVGQRMAGAPTPGSESGFQGNSGGPPKLTQSQFASLQYESLQMSLADYMNRRNTPITQAPVVNNKKINLLILHLLTRKIGGFHAVLRHLQTLNQPSAQVTDWTNVCRKLGLLDGIDIQSNIIAKQQIEKSVGTVYLQYILPYEQYDATEEGRKDLHARRIQFQRQLYLRFQQQQQQLQRQQQHSQASGQNLMNQNRQQSQPQQQEDLVQKQQQNFQQQNRNSPLVNQFQSAQSPHTGAMPTPSIAQGNKISQPEPLDASQPSSVPGSLQRKSSQASRSNHGSPAALQSPYLQQQGAYRSGSVTQRSASVQSRHEASTTPRRSVVATGEELVEGDPNTIRKYVPIKESTDTHGSIKLKNISDISAEIELTKPVYLFAPELGSLNIHALTMSLKNYSISNPGEIYSALNTLLVTTTDANCQFKVSDAPELLDALINAGLKILSHVQKAQTSEDLYQDVKLRPSGPIEAVFEKYVKEDEMNGEDIVYNVDSLTAELVEDDDSDIEVDDIFSPEFRETESPESSSESPSYSTLEMPDFLTGLLKFREENKHYFSKIQTKSATDTRIFFVDLMITVTMTLRNLSFTGDSRALMASNRLFRDLIFKTIKAVAVNPAAFVFQRKRFCLLKDCLVMLDQIAFHMELESLEEAFLTYLLVSAFAPKLDEHEDDPNRRFDIPGAQVDIHTYLPYGVDTFAKLLVREPKSRAFLQAVLTGSLNVTSSAEHPSARSVTVTPEDHHETKKLALAYLKGDQHALKSGRLLTRAFKLMMSTVPFTVSGIEFTRFALQRSTTTLQALFGVKLIIDLIPSEDVNAHLHNLPLWWLAGNIQMLLFNFTKNTLSLITESVKFPRHTQEHKILSCVGTRSLTVVNSLLGRAVTMKKSLENGELDDSPEKDEIKGAIHKVESLYRVQPESEFVLNTLLAASIDPDVAQEVVRLHGLLDHFQ